In one Serinus canaria isolate serCan28SL12 chromosome 2, serCan2020, whole genome shotgun sequence genomic region, the following are encoded:
- the MAFA gene encoding transcription factor MafA, whose translation MASELAMSAELPTSPLAIEYVNDFDLMKFEVKKEPAEAERLCHRLPAGSLSSTPLSTPCSSVPSSPSFCAPSPGGQPAPGPPATTAASLGSKQQLEELYWMSGYQHHLNPEALNLTPEDAVEALIGAPHHHHHHHQGYEPFRPQPFGGEELPPAAHHHPGHHHHHHHHLRLEDRFSDDQLVSMSVRELNRQLRGFSKEEVIRLKQKRRTLKNRGYAQSCRYKRVQQRHILENEKCQLQSQVEQLKQEVTRLAKERDLYKEKYEKLAGRGFPREPSPSAAPKATADFFM comes from the coding sequence ATGGCCTCGGAGCTGGCCATGAGCGCGGAGCTGCCCACGAGCCCCCTCGCCATCGAGTACGTGAACGATTTCGACCTGATGAAGTTCGAGGTGAAGAAGGAGCCGGCGGAGGCGGAGCGGCTGTGCCACCGTCTGCCCGCCGGGTCCCTGTCGTCCACCCCGCTCAGCACGCCCTGCTCCTCCGTGCCTTCCTCGCCCAGCTTCTGCGCTCCCAGCCCCGGTGGGCAACCGGCCCCCGGCCCCCCGGCTACCACCGCGGCTTCCCTGGGCTccaaacagcagctggaggagctgtaCTGGATGTCGGGTTACCAGCATCACCTCAACCCCGAAGCTCTCAACCTGACGCCGGAGGACGCGGTGGAGGCGTTGATCGGTGCCcctcaccatcatcatcatcaccaccaAGGGTACGAGCCCTTCCGACCTCAGCCCTTCGGGGGTGAGGAGCTGCCGCCGGCCGCCCATCACCATCCCGgccatcaccatcatcatcatcaccacctACGCCTGGAGGACAGGTTCTCCGACGATCAGCTGGTGAGTATGTCCGTGCGGGAGCTGAACCGGCAGCTGCGGGGCTTCAGCAAGGAGGAGGTGATCCGCCTCAAGCAGAAGAGGAGGACCTTGAAGAACCGGGGCTACGCTCAATCCTGCCGCTACAAGCGGGTCCAGCAACGGCACATCTTGGAGAACGAGAAATGCCAACTGCAGAGCCAGGTGGAGCAGCTCAAGCAGGAGGTGACCCGCTTGGCCAAGGAAAGGGATctgtacaaagaaaaatatgagaaGTTGGCCGGCCGGGGCTTCCCTCGGGAGCCCTCCCCATCCGCCGCCCCGAAAGCCACCGCTGACTTCTTCATGTGA